From a single Vibrio chagasii genomic region:
- a CDS encoding helix-turn-helix transcriptional regulator: MNHQYQVTVFRAEQLQKLRNVRILSPSIIQIITGSKRLFWKDSAAELTHSELLLCEASASLSFENMPQKGRFLSRVFSFHFQPNQAMLELSEKNSNTSDLPTVGAERSLQDSLNALFTFDRQSMSQTTQQFWLQGLYQQLAEKGVLHRLFSSSNVSFSQKLSHYLSHSPDEKHPLEDVAERFAMSRATLIRKLKLEGMQYREVLAEVRLSHALYLMQNGQQNVTMLAQSCGYQSEGRFSQRFKGKFGLSPSEYIKTVASRV, translated from the coding sequence ATGAATCATCAATATCAAGTGACAGTTTTTCGAGCTGAGCAGTTACAAAAACTGCGTAATGTGAGGATTCTATCCCCTAGTATTATTCAAATCATCACAGGCAGTAAGCGTTTATTTTGGAAAGACTCGGCAGCAGAGCTTACTCATTCTGAATTGTTGTTGTGTGAAGCTTCGGCATCACTGAGTTTTGAGAATATGCCACAGAAAGGGCGTTTCCTGTCTCGTGTTTTCAGCTTTCATTTTCAACCTAATCAGGCGATGCTCGAGCTGAGTGAAAAGAACTCGAATACATCCGATTTGCCCACTGTTGGAGCAGAGCGTAGTTTGCAAGACTCTTTGAACGCACTGTTTACGTTTGACCGTCAAAGTATGAGTCAAACAACACAGCAATTTTGGTTGCAAGGTTTGTATCAACAACTCGCAGAGAAAGGTGTTTTACATCGATTGTTTTCAAGTTCAAATGTCTCTTTCAGCCAAAAGCTCAGTCACTACCTGTCTCATTCTCCAGACGAGAAGCACCCTTTAGAAGATGTTGCAGAGCGCTTCGCAATGAGTCGTGCTACGTTAATCCGTAAGCTCAAGTTGGAAGGCATGCAATATCGTGAAGTGTTAGCGGAAGTACGTTTGAGCCATGCTTTGTATCTTATGCAAAATGGCCAACAGAATGTCACGATGCTCGCTCAATCTTGTGGTTACCAGTCTGAAGGGCGCTTTAGTCAGCGCTTTAAGGGTAAGTTTGGTCTGTCGCCAAGCGAATACATCAAAACAGTCGCCTCAAGGGTATAG
- a CDS encoding YbhB/YbcL family Raf kinase inhibitor-like protein, with the protein MKTIIKSVLAISIVAAGSAHAFELTSNDIQEGHPMAKTFEYSSWGCDGDNLSPQLMWKDAPEGTKSFAITAYDPDAPTESGFWHWVAFDIPATVNELPRAVDIAKLGGKEGRIDYGTVGFGGACPPEKDGMHRYQFTVWALPTDKLNLDENTPSAVVGFTLNSMALDKARLTATYTR; encoded by the coding sequence ATGAAAACAATTATTAAATCAGTATTGGCAATCAGCATCGTAGCGGCAGGATCAGCTCACGCTTTTGAATTAACGAGTAACGATATTCAAGAAGGCCACCCAATGGCGAAGACTTTTGAATATTCTAGTTGGGGCTGTGATGGTGACAATTTGTCTCCGCAATTAATGTGGAAAGATGCGCCTGAAGGAACTAAAAGCTTCGCTATTACGGCTTATGATCCTGATGCCCCAACCGAAAGTGGTTTCTGGCATTGGGTCGCATTCGATATTCCGGCAACGGTCAATGAACTGCCTCGCGCTGTGGATATTGCAAAGCTAGGTGGTAAGGAAGGTCGCATCGATTACGGAACCGTTGGCTTTGGTGGTGCTTGCCCTCCAGAGAAAGACGGCATGCATCGTTATCAATTCACGGTTTGGGCGTTACCAACTGACAAGCTAAACCTTGATGAGAATACACCGTCGGCTGTCGTAGGCTTTACACTGAATAGCATGGCGTTAGACAAAGCAAGATTGACGGCAACTTACACACGCTAG
- a CDS encoding M4 family metallopeptidase, translating to MRGTHLLMLFPIAFTSQAANLLDYSEVDLSTILNQTKQGVASSNQSLAYQEASRVETGTTTLLRKQQLHYGVPVYGQSVVVDLSQKGIAQAVDGQVLTGIEADIGSTLPMINAQQAIDIAKSQHKGIAAMTVRNPNADLFIWLDDQQQARLIYKVDFLQTKGMAPSRPITLVDAKSGELIDQWEGIAFIEAEGPGGNQKSGRYYFGPNTQYGGFQVNSYCQMDSQNVVTVNMNNRQDYGQTHQFACNGNYGNNVNTYRAVNGAYAPMNDAHYFGQRVFDMYKEWLNTRPIQQKLTMRVHYGSNYGNAFWDGRQMTFGDGNQSMYPLATWDVIAHEVSHGFTEQNSNLEYRGQSGGMNESFSDVAAAALSEYVHGSFNWKMGEHVMKYSPAMRYFIQPSQDGMSIDHVNQYYNGIDVHHSSGIFNKAFYHLATSNGWDIKKAFMAYATANQLYWTSRSNFQAGADGVCKAAQKLGYEASAVRTAFSQVGINVQDCGSGQPNPNPNPPTPTPTPGITALEFNVPEPVLSSGNDQQQFVLKNSSQSDVWIQTYNGYGNVDLYVAIGRPASLNDYDCSSTNLDNYEYCGFGGIQGDDIYVMVSGAKGATDAYVAVSSVLELPQPEPQPEPEGSCVDVPEWSSNIFYPAGATVQYWGNRFTANVDNWGSDPFQSYWHWTFDGMCN from the coding sequence ATGCGTGGTACACATTTACTAATGCTATTTCCAATAGCGTTTACTTCTCAAGCTGCCAATCTACTCGATTATTCGGAAGTCGATTTATCAACCATTCTTAATCAAACTAAACAGGGCGTCGCGTCGTCAAATCAATCACTTGCTTACCAAGAAGCAAGTCGAGTTGAGACCGGAACAACGACACTCCTTCGTAAACAACAACTTCACTATGGCGTTCCAGTTTATGGTCAGTCGGTAGTGGTTGATCTTTCCCAGAAAGGTATTGCTCAAGCCGTTGATGGACAAGTGTTAACCGGCATTGAAGCTGATATTGGTTCTACTTTACCAATGATCAACGCGCAGCAGGCCATTGATATAGCCAAGTCTCAACATAAAGGCATTGCAGCGATGACAGTGCGCAACCCTAATGCTGATCTTTTCATTTGGCTTGATGACCAACAACAGGCTCGCCTAATCTATAAGGTAGATTTCCTGCAAACTAAAGGTATGGCACCTTCACGCCCAATTACACTCGTTGATGCAAAATCTGGTGAATTAATTGATCAGTGGGAGGGGATTGCTTTCATTGAAGCTGAAGGCCCCGGCGGTAACCAAAAAAGTGGTCGCTACTACTTCGGCCCAAACACTCAGTATGGTGGGTTCCAAGTTAATTCATATTGCCAAATGGACAGCCAAAACGTTGTTACCGTGAATATGAATAATCGACAAGATTATGGGCAGACTCACCAGTTTGCATGTAACGGAAATTACGGTAACAACGTCAATACGTACCGAGCCGTTAACGGTGCATACGCGCCTATGAACGATGCGCATTACTTTGGCCAGCGTGTATTCGACATGTACAAAGAGTGGTTAAACACACGTCCAATCCAGCAAAAGCTAACCATGCGAGTGCATTACGGTTCTAACTATGGCAATGCGTTTTGGGATGGTCGTCAAATGACGTTTGGTGATGGCAACCAGTCTATGTACCCATTGGCTACATGGGATGTGATTGCGCATGAAGTGAGCCATGGCTTTACCGAACAGAACTCAAACCTTGAATACCGAGGTCAGTCAGGTGGTATGAATGAATCATTCTCTGATGTGGCAGCGGCGGCTTTAAGTGAATATGTTCATGGCAGTTTTAACTGGAAGATGGGTGAGCACGTTATGAAGTACAGCCCAGCAATGCGCTACTTCATTCAACCTAGCCAAGATGGTATGTCTATCGATCATGTTAACCAATACTACAATGGCATCGATGTTCACCACAGTTCAGGAATCTTCAATAAAGCGTTCTACCACTTAGCAACCAGTAACGGTTGGGACATTAAAAAAGCATTTATGGCTTACGCGACAGCGAACCAATTGTACTGGACATCAAGATCCAATTTCCAAGCTGGAGCGGATGGTGTTTGTAAGGCAGCGCAAAAGCTAGGTTATGAAGCATCAGCGGTGCGTACTGCATTCAGCCAGGTTGGAATTAATGTTCAAGATTGTGGTTCCGGTCAGCCGAATCCGAACCCTAATCCACCAACACCAACACCAACACCGGGCATCACGGCTCTTGAGTTTAATGTGCCTGAACCTGTGCTGAGCAGCGGTAACGATCAGCAGCAATTCGTTCTAAAGAACAGCTCTCAAAGCGATGTTTGGATCCAAACTTACAATGGATACGGTAACGTTGATTTGTATGTTGCTATTGGTCGCCCAGCATCCTTGAATGATTATGATTGCTCGTCTACCAACTTGGATAACTACGAGTATTGTGGCTTTGGCGGTATACAAGGGGATGATATCTACGTAATGGTATCTGGTGCAAAAGGGGCAACGGATGCATATGTAGCGGTAAGCAGTGTATTGGAACTGCCTCAGCCT
- a CDS encoding sensor histidine kinase, which yields MRRLTLALCFLFWLPTLANAQSLQDRWQALYQLSWQASPISVSQQELSHYPKVLLIDRSRYPNFNKFSWQDIASLATIQQTCQAIEPSNSALNDAIEFELALCQQQTLDSIWFAAHSKQHPAGGSFADRYVAYYPETSEQIRPFLTITNPLHPLYTKLQPLSAEGREALLDGYRAWQQGDVLWLSGEQGWKAVPEDIWEPIAQQQGVSLSGENCSFRYSNLCLSETSNDTLMMKVMIFSLLIILCSILGRSLYLKTKQRKERQFVLQLLTHELRTPITSLGLTVEMFRNRYDEFPDETQGAVWRLISDYQRLSQLTENSKVYLSTEQSEPLLKQNASLEEWLEHVCEKHNIGYQCESGEVELNLPYYWLTICLDNLIKNAKQHGQGEVLVNVTLADKLRIEVQDQGHFPSLLQRTLSRVTPNDPHKHDNMGIGLTIVEHLMKQANGRLIILRNPTRCILEIAYEHPTTD from the coding sequence ATGCGCAGGCTGACCCTAGCCCTTTGTTTTTTGTTTTGGCTTCCTACATTAGCCAATGCCCAAAGCTTACAAGATAGATGGCAAGCACTCTATCAATTGAGCTGGCAAGCATCCCCGATCTCTGTTTCTCAACAAGAGTTATCTCATTACCCGAAGGTTCTGCTTATAGACCGTAGTCGTTACCCCAATTTCAACAAATTCAGTTGGCAAGATATTGCGTCGTTAGCCACGATACAGCAAACATGCCAAGCGATTGAACCCTCTAATTCTGCGTTAAACGATGCCATCGAGTTCGAGCTCGCTTTGTGTCAGCAACAAACCTTAGATTCAATCTGGTTTGCCGCTCACTCTAAACAACATCCTGCTGGTGGAAGTTTTGCAGACCGTTATGTGGCGTATTACCCAGAGACAAGTGAACAAATCCGCCCGTTTTTAACGATTACCAATCCACTGCACCCGCTCTACACCAAACTGCAACCGTTATCAGCAGAAGGAAGAGAAGCTCTGCTTGATGGATACCGAGCCTGGCAACAAGGTGATGTACTTTGGTTAAGTGGAGAACAAGGCTGGAAGGCCGTCCCGGAAGATATTTGGGAACCCATTGCACAACAACAAGGCGTAAGTTTATCTGGAGAGAACTGCTCTTTTCGTTACAGCAACCTGTGTCTTAGTGAAACAAGCAATGACACGCTCATGATGAAAGTGATGATCTTTTCATTACTGATTATTCTGTGTTCTATATTAGGACGCTCACTGTATTTAAAAACGAAGCAACGCAAAGAGAGACAGTTTGTGTTGCAACTACTGACTCATGAGTTGCGTACACCGATCACCAGTTTGGGATTAACAGTCGAAATGTTCAGAAATCGCTACGATGAGTTCCCAGATGAAACTCAAGGTGCGGTTTGGCGTTTAATCTCTGACTATCAAAGGCTGTCTCAGCTCACTGAAAACAGTAAGGTCTACCTAAGCACTGAACAATCTGAACCTTTATTGAAGCAAAACGCTTCGCTTGAAGAGTGGCTTGAACATGTATGCGAGAAGCACAACATAGGCTATCAATGTGAGTCCGGAGAAGTCGAGCTTAACCTGCCCTATTACTGGCTAACGATTTGCTTAGATAATTTGATCAAGAACGCTAAGCAACACGGTCAAGGTGAGGTATTGGTTAATGTAACGCTCGCGGATAAACTGAGGATCGAAGTGCAAGATCAAGGACATTTCCCTTCGTTGTTACAACGTACTTTGTCCCGAGTCACTCCAAACGACCCGCATAAACACGATAACATGGGTATTGGCCTGACCATTGTGGAACATTTAATGAAACAGGCAAATGGACGCCTCATTATTCTTCGTAATCCAACCAGATGTATTTTGGAAATAGCTTATGAACACCCTACTACTGATTGA
- a CDS encoding D-serine ammonia-lyase: MTTLNLNNLINDFPLLNKLMALEEVVWFNPYVTTLEQGLPYVGLDEKDILDASLRLQRFAPYLAKAFPETQLSDGIIESELVDIPTMKTALEAHYQLPIKGRLMMKKDSHLPISGSIKARGGIYEVLTHAEKLAFEAGLLSESDDYSKLLEPEFRDFFKQYSIAVGSTGNLGMSIGIMSAKLGFTVSVHMSADARAWKKNKLREHGVNVVEYEQDYGVAVEQGRKEAEQDPSCFFIDDENSKTLFLGYSVAGERLKQQFEQQQIVVDKAHPLFVYLPCGVGGGPGGVAFGLKMAFGDHVHCIFAEPTHSPCMLLGVHTGLHDEIAVQDLGIDNLTAADGLAVGRASGFVGRAMERLLDGYYTLTDERMYQLLGELNLAEDIKLEPSALAGMPGAIHVEHDSEYLTRLGIDDVILAKSTHLVWATGGGMVPEQEMAEYLANSSV; the protein is encoded by the coding sequence ATGACCACATTGAATCTAAACAACCTCATCAACGACTTTCCATTACTAAATAAACTTATGGCACTCGAAGAGGTGGTTTGGTTTAACCCATATGTCACAACACTAGAGCAAGGGTTACCTTATGTCGGCTTAGATGAGAAAGATATTCTTGATGCGAGTCTACGTTTACAACGATTCGCCCCTTATCTAGCAAAAGCGTTTCCTGAAACTCAATTGTCTGATGGCATCATTGAATCTGAGCTTGTTGATATTCCAACGATGAAAACAGCATTGGAGGCGCATTATCAATTACCGATAAAAGGGCGGTTGATGATGAAGAAAGACAGTCACTTGCCCATCTCTGGATCTATCAAAGCCCGTGGCGGTATCTATGAGGTACTGACTCACGCCGAGAAACTCGCGTTTGAAGCTGGGTTATTAAGTGAAAGCGATGATTACAGCAAACTGTTAGAGCCGGAGTTTCGAGACTTTTTTAAACAATACAGCATTGCGGTAGGCTCAACAGGCAACCTAGGTATGTCGATCGGTATTATGAGTGCGAAACTGGGCTTTACCGTATCCGTTCATATGTCTGCTGATGCGAGAGCATGGAAGAAGAACAAACTGCGTGAGCATGGCGTAAATGTGGTTGAGTATGAGCAAGATTACGGCGTTGCGGTCGAACAAGGACGGAAAGAAGCAGAGCAAGATCCAAGTTGTTTCTTCATTGATGATGAAAACTCAAAAACCCTGTTTCTTGGTTATTCTGTGGCTGGAGAAAGACTCAAACAGCAATTTGAGCAGCAACAGATTGTGGTCGATAAAGCGCACCCGTTGTTTGTCTACTTGCCATGTGGCGTAGGTGGCGGCCCTGGTGGTGTGGCGTTTGGTTTGAAGATGGCATTTGGCGACCATGTCCACTGTATCTTCGCAGAACCGACGCATTCTCCGTGTATGTTATTAGGCGTTCACACCGGTTTGCATGACGAGATTGCCGTACAAGACCTAGGTATTGATAACCTTACTGCAGCTGATGGGTTAGCCGTAGGCCGTGCGTCAGGCTTTGTTGGTAGAGCGATGGAGCGTTTGTTAGATGGTTACTACACATTAACGGATGAGCGCATGTATCAGCTGTTAGGTGAGTTGAATCTAGCAGAAGATATCAAGCTAGAACCCTCTGCTTTAGCGGGCATGCCGGGGGCGATCCATGTCGAACACGATAGTGAGTATCTGACGAGATTAGGTATCGATGATGTGATATTAGCCAAGAGCACACATCTTGTTTGGGCGACGGGTGGAGGAATGGTACCTGAGCAAGAAATGGCTGAGTACCTTGCTAACTCGTCAGTTTAG
- the trpS gene encoding tryptophan--tRNA ligase — protein MKTNRNNNKSEIILTGDRATGPLHLGHYVGSLKQRVSLQHEHDQTILVADMQGLTDNAHNPAKVSSNILNVVADYLAVGIDPTKTTICLQSQLPALAELTMFYSNLVSIARLERNPTVKSEIQNKAFGRSIPAGFLTYPISQAADITAFNATLVPVGDDQLPMLEQTNEIVRKLNSLAGKSILNECKPLLSNASRLPSTDGKNKMSKSMGNAINLGATEKEIRTAVKSMYTDPNHLKIEDPGQVEGNIVFTYLDAFHSDAQYVSELKDHYRRGGLGDGQTKKVLEECLQEMLRPIRARRAELLNDKSQLIDILREGTQVSREKTEAVLFDVKGVFGLNIL, from the coding sequence ATGAAAACAAATCGAAACAACAATAAATCAGAAATTATTCTTACCGGCGACCGCGCGACGGGTCCTTTGCATTTAGGGCATTACGTAGGCTCTTTAAAACAACGTGTATCTTTACAACATGAGCATGACCAAACGATATTGGTTGCTGACATGCAGGGCTTGACTGATAACGCGCATAATCCGGCAAAGGTATCTTCAAATATTCTCAATGTCGTTGCCGATTACTTGGCTGTGGGCATCGACCCAACTAAAACGACGATTTGTCTTCAATCTCAGCTTCCAGCATTGGCTGAACTGACCATGTTTTACAGTAACCTTGTATCTATCGCACGTTTAGAGCGTAATCCTACGGTCAAAAGTGAAATTCAAAACAAGGCGTTTGGTCGTTCTATTCCTGCAGGCTTTCTCACTTATCCGATATCTCAGGCTGCAGATATTACGGCGTTCAATGCGACGTTAGTCCCGGTAGGCGATGATCAACTGCCAATGCTAGAGCAAACAAACGAGATTGTTCGAAAGCTAAACTCACTCGCTGGTAAATCAATTTTGAACGAATGTAAGCCGCTTCTGAGTAATGCATCACGCCTTCCTAGTACGGATGGGAAAAACAAGATGTCTAAGTCGATGGGCAACGCGATTAACCTCGGGGCAACTGAGAAAGAGATTCGAACGGCAGTGAAGTCCATGTATACCGATCCAAACCACTTAAAAATTGAAGATCCGGGCCAAGTGGAAGGGAACATCGTGTTTACCTATCTTGATGCGTTCCATAGTGACGCACAGTATGTCAGTGAGTTAAAAGATCATTACCGTAGAGGCGGGTTAGGGGACGGACAAACTAAGAAGGTATTAGAGGAGTGCTTGCAGGAGATGTTAAGGCCGATAAGAGCTCGTAGAGCTGAGTTATTAAATGACAAATCACAGCTCATTGATATTTTACGCGAAGGTACGCAAGTCTCGAGAGAGAAAACAGAAGCCGTTTTGTTCGATGTGAAGGGCGTGTTTGGCTTGAACATACTCTAA